CGGAGGGCGCATGGAGGGGTTGACAGAGCGTCGCATCGTCGCCGGTCAACCTCTCGCCGCCGCAACCTCCCTGGGGCTACGCACCCTCGCCTGGCTACTCTGACGGCGACGCACATGGCGGTTTCAACCCCCAATACTACCTTCCCGCATGGCGCGCCACATCGTTCCTCCCCCACCGGCTTGAACCATGACCCGCGCACTCCCTCCCTCGCGTTCAACGTCGGCCTCAACACCCAGTACAACTACTCGCCGTCAGCGTACTCGTCAGCAGCCTCGCCTCCGTCGGCTCTGCCTCGTGGTGCCCTTTCGTTTGTGCCCGGTTCGGCGCCACAATTTGCCCACATCGACGCCGACATGGACGGGGTCATCACGAGCGGCTTTGCCGCCGCCGCGTCCTACCCGAGGTTCGGCGTGCAGGATGAAACAATGAACACTGCCGACGGCATTGACGAAGAGCTCGAcgacaccgaggaggaggagcgggagGAAGGACAGGTGGAGATGGAGCCGGAACTAGTATcgaagaggaagagggggagaAGCGACCGTCGAATGCCAAGCCAGCCGACCCCCGCGTCAAGTGGACGTCAAAGGAAGACGAGTGCCTTCCCGAAGCGTGGAAGACCGTCAGCATGGACCCGATCTTCTCAAGACCAACGTCGTCGCGAAGAAGAGGAACACCGACCTAACATTCTTGATGGGGGCAGACACGTCGACGATGGACGAGCAGGTGAAGGCGTGGTACCTGATGGAGCGCCAACTCGTCTTAATCCAGATGCCCGTGCCGATGGCGACCATAGTGGtgaacacaacaacaacaccgacgacgACTCCCAGCTCGAACGCAGAAACCAAGTTAACGACAAGCCCGACTACGCCGACCGCGAGCCCGACTGTGGCCAGTCCCGTGGCAGAGGAGCCGCCCAGCTGTCCGTTTGATTCGTTTCATGTTGTCTTCTTTTTGATTGCCGGACTATTGGGTGTGATTGGTTGCCGAACTATTGAGTTGATCGCAGAACTATGTCATCCACGTCGCCGACTTATGGCATGATGATGGCAAACTCGTGTCGTTTTTTGGGTAGAGGGATAGAtaaatttaaaaatagttgacgtcTCGGGACCGAAACCTGAGAACGTGGCTAAAAACTCGCTCGTCCTCAAGACGAAAAACCCGCCAGCGCAATGCCAAAAAGGCATTTGCCGAATGCGCTGGGACTAAACGGCTGGAATTGCTCTTGCTCCCTCACTTGCGAAtgtcgaatcatatgaacatttcAAGTCATCAaaaaccaaataaaccatatgaCATTGTACTACACAAGCATCCGTCTCTAATTCGCCTCAGTCCCATCAACGTACTAAtttataaaatagaaaaacatcCGTTGatgagctgctgctgctgctgctgcggtgGCGGGCGCGGGCGCCAGCGTCCGTGGCTGTGCTTCCACGTTGGCACGTACGTGATGTGTGGATATACGCACTTAATGTGTGGATAATAAGAggaagagaggggcggcggccacgTAGTGCGTGCTACAGGCTTGAAGAAATCGGTTTCCTTCCATTGGAACCAGAAGAAGATCAACCCGGCCGGACCAATTGATGCGATCGCAGTCTGTCGTTTGCTTGCACGGCAACGTCAGTAAGCTGGCGGGCCACGACCCGTCGTACGTCCACCACCGCCATCTTCTTCAACGCTCCCTCCCCTTCTCCGGTCGACAACCACGGTTCGTTTACCTCTGACTGTTTCCATTGATCCTGTCCCTTTTTTTACAACACGTACTAATTCTCCTGCCACGACTATAATATCGCTTTTATCTACACAACAAGATCCCCAAGATTGTTTTGTTTTTTGGTATCCTCTCaaagattgttgttgttgttcctatggATGGATGATACAGGTCAGTCGGGCACAGACATTCTTCCTTGCACCAGCCACAAAACTTGGAGGAATAATATGCCGATCATGTCGCCATCGTCCTCGCCACGTCCAGACACCCAATCATGGGCCACTTCGCGCCAGTAGCCTTCATCTCTCCATGAATTGACCGTTGACGCAGCCAACTCTTCCACGTACGTTGACCACCTGTACAAGTAGAAACGTTCGTTCTCCAGCTCGTGTTTGCAAGCGCTCGCTTCAAATCCAACACCATTTCGTGGCGTGTGGCTTGGCTTCCCATCCATGAAGTCCAACcaagacgacggcggcggcgccaTGAAGAAGAACCCGCCGAGCATCGAGATCGTCCAGCACCGGGTCGGCGGCGGCctaggcagcggcggcggcggctcgataTCCTTCTCCGAGCCGTGGCGGGAGATGACGCCGGGGAGCGGCAGCGGCCACGGCAGCTCGGGCAGGAGCGGCGGCTGGGAGCCGCCCGAGAAGCGCCTCACGCTGTTCGCGCTCCGCCTCGCCGTCCTCGAGAAGGCGGCCAGCGGGCTCGGGAAGCTCGACTTCGCGTGGGCCACTGTCGTGCTGCTCGGCGGCTTCGCCAGCGACCTCGACACCACCGACTTCTGGTACATAACCGTCATCCTCGTCAGCGAGGCCGCGCGCGTCTTCAGCCGCAGCCACGAGCTGGAGTGGCAGCACCACGCCACCCTCACCTCCACGGCGGGCAACGCGTTGCGCTCCAGCTCCCGCTTCTTCCGCCGCATCGCGCACGCCATCGCCGAGCCCCAGACGGCCGCGGCGTTCGGGGTCGGCGACACGCGCGCCAGGGCGGCGCTCTTCCAGCGGCAGATCGTGGCCCTCATGAAGCAGCGCACCTGGCACGCGCCCGACGTGCCGCTGCTCCCCTACACCGGCTGGGTCTTCGTCTCCAAGAAGATAGGCAGGCTGCTCAACTGGCTGCAGGTGCTCTCGGCGTTCGCCTGCGTCGCGCTCTCGGTCATGCGGCTCCGGAAGCACGAGTTCGGTGACGCCAAGAACATGCGGCCGGCGCTGCTGCTCTTCTACGCGCTGGCGCTGCTCGAGGCGTCCCTCTTCTTGCTGGAGAAGGCGTACTGGACGTGGAAGATGTCCGTCTGCAAGCTGCTCGACCAAGTGAGCGCCGAGTGCGAGCTCGGCCCCTACGGCCTCGTCTCCCTCAAGCGCTTCTTCTACGACGCCTACTCGCAGTGCATCGAAGGCAGCATCTTCGACGGCATCAAGATGGACCTCGTCACCTTCGCCGAGGAGCTCATCCTCTCCGACTTCCTCGACGAGCAGCTCATCGGCATCCGCATCCTGCAGCAGCTGGCCACCGGCAAGGGCTCCGCGCGCGACACGCTGCGCAAGCTCGGcaccaacccgcgctccatcgagCGGGCCGTCGAGATGCTCAACTGGAAGCGCCACGACGAGGAGGAGGTGCGCAAGTGCGCGGCCGAGGTCGTGTCCAAGCTCGCCGGCAAGCGCCAGAACGCGCTCCGCGTGTCTGGCATCCCGGGCGCCATCGAGTCCGTCATGTCCCTGCTCTACACCGGCCGCGGCCCACTGGCGTCCGTGGACCACCCGTTGGGGGCCGTCGCCGCGGCCGCCGTGCCAGACCGTCTCTACGACTACCTGCAGTTCAACCTTCTGGGCCTGCACATACTGAAGAAGCTCGCGAGGGATCACGACAACTGCGGCAAGATCGGCAACGCGCGTGGCCTGCTGGCCAAGATTGTGGAGTTCACGCACGTCTCGCCGGCCCTGCTCCTCAACCCGAGCGCTTCCGACTCCCAGGTGCGCTCCGTGAAGCGCGCGCTCCAGGTGATCAAGATGCTCGTGTACACGACGGGGGCGACGGGCAAGGCGCTGCGGCGGGACGTCGCCGAGAACGTGTTCACGGTGAGCAACCTCCGGGGGGTGCTGCGGCACGGCCACCAGCACATGGACCTGCAAAAGCTGGCCATGGACGTCCTCACCGGGATGGCCATGGACGATAGGGCCAAGGAGACGATCGTGGGCACCGGTGGCGTGGTCAAGCTGCTCATGTCCATATTCTTCAATGCCAGCGAGTGCGAGCTCGGGAACGAGGCCGGCGAGGCGCTGGCGATGCTTGCCTTGGAGAGTGAGGCGAGCTGCTCCGCCATCCTCAAGAGGGCCGACGTGCTCGATCAGCTGGCGTCCGCGTTGGACGGCCACGACCCTCGATGCCTCAACGCCATGAGGGTGCTGCGCAACCTCTGCGCTTACTCGGGAGAGGAGCATCGGACGCGCCTCAGCACGGTGACCAAGGCCATGCCCACGGTACCAGATCTTTTACTTACTTGGTCCTGTTATAGTATTTCTCTTCTGCGTGATCCTACCAAACCATGGCTGACGCAATCTTCGGACAAGACATTTGGATGACACATTGTATATATCTTTGGCATTCAGGTGCTGGGAGCCACCATGACAGGACGAGACAAGATCCTGGAAGTGTCCGTCGGGCTGACCACGCAGATCTGCAGGTTCGTCGACATCGAGCAGTTCACCGCCGAGCTGCGCCGGGCCGGCCTGGACGAGCGCGCCTACGTGGAGCGGCTGCTCGCCATCCTGCGGCAATACAGGTACCCGGAGATCAAGGTGCCACGGATGCGGCGGTTCCTGGTGCAGCAGCTTGTCTGGCTCATGACGAGCTCACCTCGacgccgcggcggcggcggctttgtGGGGTTGCTCCGGGAGCTCGGGATGGAGCGGCTGCTCGAGGCCGTCGCCGAGACGACGTCGGAGGTGGAGTGCTACCACGTCTTTTCTGGCAGCGTCCCGATCGGCAAGCACCGCGAGAGCTTCTCTGCCATCGTGGACACCGCGCTCCAGCTGCTCGCCGACGGGGACGGAGACGGTGCCGGAGGAGGAGAAAGCGACAACTGAATCTAACGAAAGACTGCGATGACGCTCTGAATGAACCACGGAATGCGATTAGTTAAGGGAGTTGAGCATTCTCTTCCTAGTATTGCGAGACACAAAACTGTTTTTTGTATTGCATAGGGAATTGTTGGTCACTATCTAGTCAATGCGATTAGAGAGTTCAGTGTGTATAGTTCCAAAAAACAGGATGGTGTGTATAAGACGTATATACTCCTTCAACACTTCCAGACGGAACGGATTAGGTCGTCACAGTTGACGGCAATGTAGGAGCACAAGATTACAGCCTGGTTAACAGTAGAAACTTGCAAGACCCCATGTTTTATTTACCCGCTTTCCGCAGTTTCGGGTCAGGGAAATTCATCCACATAACTTCGTGAGAACAGACACTGAGACCCAATCATTATTTGTTTTCACACTAGTTTTATGGCCTGACAAGTTCATCCAAATAACTTTCAGAGCTGGACTCAGGAGGCAGGAGTGAACTTGATGGAAACGCTGTTGACGCAGTGGCGCTCGTCCGTAGGCGTCTTGAAGCCCTCTCCCTTGAACACATGGCCCAAATGCccaccacaagatgcacatgtgaTCTCTACCCTCCTACCATCAGGATCGGGCTGAACACACAAGGGAACATGGTACTATTCAGTATGTTATCCAAACAAAGAAAATAAAGGACCTGATGATAGAATAAAGGTAGTGAACGGCTGCTGAAGCATATATACCGTCCTGTGTATGGCTCCAGGGAGCCCCTCG
This genomic stretch from Hordeum vulgare subsp. vulgare chromosome 6H, MorexV3_pseudomolecules_assembly, whole genome shotgun sequence harbors:
- the LOC123402681 gene encoding uncharacterized protein LOC123402681, which encodes MKSNQDDGGGAMKKNPPSIEIVQHRVGGGLGSGGGGSISFSEPWREMTPGSGSGHGSSGRSGGWEPPEKRLTLFALRLAVLEKAASGLGKLDFAWATVVLLGGFASDLDTTDFWYITVILVSEAARVFSRSHELEWQHHATLTSTAGNALRSSSRFFRRIAHAIAEPQTAAAFGVGDTRARAALFQRQIVALMKQRTWHAPDVPLLPYTGWVFVSKKIGRLLNWLQVLSAFACVALSVMRLRKHEFGDAKNMRPALLLFYALALLEASLFLLEKAYWTWKMSVCKLLDQVSAECELGPYGLVSLKRFFYDAYSQCIEGSIFDGIKMDLVTFAEELILSDFLDEQLIGIRILQQLATGKGSARDTLRKLGTNPRSIERAVEMLNWKRHDEEEVRKCAAEVVSKLAGKRQNALRVSGIPGAIESVMSLLYTGRGPLASVDHPLGAVAAAAVPDRLYDYLQFNLLGLHILKKLARDHDNCGKIGNARGLLAKIVEFTHVSPALLLNPSASDSQVRSVKRALQVIKMLVYTTGATGKALRRDVAENVFTVSNLRGVLRHGHQHMDLQKLAMDVLTGMAMDDRAKETIVGTGGVVKLLMSIFFNASECELGNEAGEALAMLALESEASCSAILKRADVLDQLASALDGHDPRCLNAMRVLRNLCAYSGEEHRTRLSTVTKAMPTVLGATMTGRDKILEVSVGLTTQICRFVDIEQFTAELRRAGLDERAYVERLLAILRQYRYPEIKVPRMRRFLVQQLVWLMTSSPRRRGGGGFVGLLRELGMERLLEAVAETTSEVECYHVFSGSVPIGKHRESFSAIVDTALQLLADGDGDGAGGGESDN